The proteins below are encoded in one region of Alistipes communis:
- a CDS encoding M16 family metallopeptidase, producing the protein MIPYKRHTLSNGLTVAVNRDRQSKLAAVNILYKVGARNEDPARTGFAHLFEHLMFRGTRDVPDFDLPVQMACGDNNAFTNNDYTDFYITLPKDNIETALWLEADRMTGLDISPEALETEKRVVIEEYKQRYLNQPYGDQGMLLRSLAYTLHPYRWATIGLTPDHVARATIDEVRAFYLRWYHPSNAILSVSADIDEERVFELAERYFAPIAYTPSAAGPLPAEPEQTAERRLEVERDVPATAVTVAYPMGDRLSRDFYLGDMASDILSGGDSARLYERLVKRDRLFSSVNAYITGDVDPGLFVLTGHLLPGRTVEEAEEAFAREIEEMQTLPASDYEIEKVKNKFEANALFGELNVMNKAMNLGYYEMLGDPGLVNREVELYRSVTAAELTDFARRTFRAARRSTLIYRATR; encoded by the coding sequence ATGATACCGTACAAACGACATACCCTTTCCAACGGGCTGACGGTGGCCGTCAACCGCGACCGCCAGTCGAAACTCGCGGCCGTAAACATCCTCTACAAGGTCGGGGCGCGCAACGAAGATCCCGCCCGCACGGGCTTCGCGCACCTGTTCGAACACCTCATGTTCCGCGGCACGCGCGACGTGCCCGATTTCGACCTGCCGGTGCAGATGGCCTGCGGCGACAACAACGCCTTCACCAATAACGATTATACGGACTTCTATATTACCTTGCCGAAGGACAATATCGAGACGGCCCTCTGGCTGGAAGCCGACCGCATGACCGGACTCGACATCTCGCCCGAAGCGCTCGAAACCGAAAAACGGGTCGTCATCGAGGAGTACAAGCAGCGTTATCTCAATCAGCCCTACGGCGATCAGGGAATGCTGCTGCGTTCGCTGGCCTATACCCTCCACCCTTACCGCTGGGCTACGATCGGGCTTACGCCCGACCATGTGGCCCGCGCGACGATCGACGAGGTGCGCGCCTTCTACCTCCGCTGGTACCACCCCTCGAACGCCATTCTGTCGGTCTCGGCCGACATCGACGAAGAGCGGGTCTTCGAACTGGCTGAACGCTACTTCGCCCCGATCGCCTACACGCCCTCCGCAGCCGGCCCGCTGCCCGCCGAACCCGAACAGACGGCCGAACGCAGGCTCGAAGTCGAGCGCGACGTACCGGCCACGGCGGTGACGGTCGCCTACCCCATGGGCGACCGCCTTTCGCGGGATTTCTATCTGGGCGACATGGCCTCCGACATCCTGTCGGGCGGCGATTCGGCACGGCTCTACGAACGGCTCGTCAAGCGCGACCGGCTCTTTTCGAGCGTCAACGCCTACATCACGGGCGACGTCGATCCGGGGCTTTTCGTCCTCACGGGGCACCTGCTGCCGGGACGCACCGTCGAGGAGGCCGAAGAGGCCTTCGCCCGCGAAATCGAGGAGATGCAAACCCTCCCCGCGAGCGACTACGAGATCGAAAAGGTGAAGAACAAGTTCGAAGCGAACGCCCTGTTCGGCGAGTTGAACGTGATGAACAAGGCGATGAACCTGGGTTACTACGAAATGCTCGGCGATCCCGGCCTCGTCAACCGCGAGGTGGAGCTCTACCGCTCCGTCACGGCGGCCGAACTGACCGACTTCGCGCGTCGCACCTTCCGCGCCGCACGCCGTTCCACCCTTATCTACCGCGCGACACGATGA
- a CDS encoding M16 family metallopeptidase — MKQPQLTTPSDISLHEPLHRTLPNGVTIHTLCAAEFEVVRVSFVFRAGSAQQRKAFVATSTANLLSEGTRDMTSQQIAEQFDFYGSYFDVNVDRDYVYISFCSLSKYFRQTLAVAEQILLHPLFPEEEVASYREKRKQRLRIERMKVETEAREAFARALFGPAHPYGITWPETAYDDLTRDDLLDFYARHYTARNCFVVCSGAADAAVVDAVAEVAGQLPAGADRAAEPFPPAVTTPHVAVPHAGAVQSSIRIGRLLFGRNHPDYVGMQVVAMLLGGYFGSRLMQNLREANGFTYGVVAAMVNLEREGYLAVATQVARDATEQALAEIYREIERLRTEPVAEEELSLVRNMMTGEMMRILDGPFGIADVTIENILCGRRNDVVSENLQRIRAITPAEVQRLAVKYLPREALVTVVAGGPESVL, encoded by the coding sequence ATGAAACAACCGCAACTCACCACTCCGTCGGACATATCGCTCCACGAACCCCTCCACCGCACGCTCCCCAACGGCGTGACGATCCACACGCTCTGCGCCGCGGAATTCGAGGTCGTGCGCGTCAGCTTCGTCTTCCGCGCCGGCTCGGCGCAGCAGCGCAAAGCGTTCGTCGCCACGTCGACGGCCAACCTGCTGAGCGAGGGGACGCGCGACATGACCTCGCAGCAGATCGCCGAACAATTCGACTTCTACGGCTCCTATTTCGACGTGAACGTCGACCGCGACTACGTCTACATCAGCTTCTGTTCCCTGTCGAAATATTTCCGGCAGACGCTCGCCGTCGCCGAACAGATCCTGCTTCACCCCCTCTTTCCCGAAGAGGAGGTCGCCTCCTACCGCGAAAAGCGCAAGCAGCGGCTGCGCATCGAGCGCATGAAGGTCGAGACCGAGGCCCGCGAAGCCTTCGCCCGCGCGCTTTTCGGCCCTGCGCACCCCTACGGAATAACATGGCCCGAAACAGCCTACGACGACCTCACGCGCGACGACCTGCTCGATTTCTACGCACGCCACTATACCGCCCGCAACTGTTTCGTGGTGTGCAGCGGCGCAGCCGACGCGGCCGTCGTCGACGCAGTGGCCGAGGTGGCCGGACAGCTGCCCGCAGGCGCCGACCGCGCCGCAGAACCGTTCCCGCCGGCAGTCACGACGCCCCATGTCGCAGTGCCCCACGCAGGGGCCGTGCAGTCGTCGATCCGCATCGGCCGGCTGCTCTTCGGCCGCAACCACCCCGATTACGTCGGGATGCAGGTGGTGGCGATGCTGCTGGGCGGTTATTTCGGGTCACGCCTGATGCAGAACCTGCGCGAAGCGAACGGGTTCACCTACGGCGTGGTCGCAGCGATGGTCAACCTCGAACGCGAAGGCTACCTGGCCGTCGCGACGCAGGTAGCGCGCGACGCGACCGAGCAGGCGCTCGCAGAGATCTACCGCGAAATCGAACGGCTGCGCACGGAACCCGTCGCCGAGGAGGAGCTGTCGCTGGTGCGCAACATGATGACGGGCGAGATGATGCGTATTCTCGACGGGCCGTTCGGCATCGCCGACGTCACGATCGAAAACATCCTCTGCGGCCGACGCAACGACGTCGTGAGCGAGAATCTGCAACGCATCCGCGCCATTACCCCCGCCGAGGTGCAGCGGCTCGCCGTGAAATACCTGCCGCGCGAAGCGCTGGTCACGGTCGTGGCGGGAGGACCGGAAAGCGTCCTCTGA